In one Aquabacterium sp. OR-4 genomic region, the following are encoded:
- the lpxB gene encoding lipid-A-disaccharide synthase, with protein sequence MTDQPLRLALVAGEASGDLLGGLLLAGLKARWPQLQAAGIAGPRMQAQGCQAWWPHERLSVFGYVDALKRLPELLRIRRQLGDRLLAERPAAFIGIDAPDFNFGLETRLREGGLKTIHFVCPSIWAWRGERVARLRAAADHVLCLFPFEPELLQRHGVSASFVGHPLADAIPLEPPRAAARTALGLADADTVVALLPGSRRSEIAHIAPRLLAAAALMQRQRPGLRFVMPVVPGLASLVEPLIAQHAKGVAIERLDGQSHEALAACDVTLLASGTASLEAALFKRPMVITYHLAWLNWQRMKRMRYQPWVGLPNILAGKFLVPELIQDEATPEALAREGLALLDDAPRRAALERRFTEIHHQLRCNTAQRAADAIAQVVHGA encoded by the coding sequence ATGACCGACCAGCCGTTGCGACTGGCCCTGGTCGCCGGCGAGGCCTCGGGCGACCTGCTGGGCGGCCTGCTGCTGGCCGGGCTCAAGGCCCGCTGGCCGCAGCTGCAGGCCGCGGGCATTGCCGGCCCGCGCATGCAGGCCCAGGGCTGCCAGGCCTGGTGGCCGCACGAGCGCCTGAGCGTGTTCGGCTACGTCGATGCCCTGAAGCGCCTGCCCGAGCTGCTGCGCATCCGCCGCCAGCTGGGTGACCGGCTGCTGGCCGAGCGCCCGGCGGCTTTCATCGGCATCGATGCGCCGGATTTCAACTTCGGCCTCGAGACGCGGCTGCGCGAGGGCGGACTGAAGACCATCCACTTCGTCTGCCCGTCAATCTGGGCCTGGCGTGGCGAGCGCGTGGCCAGGCTGCGTGCGGCGGCCGACCATGTGCTGTGCCTGTTTCCGTTCGAGCCCGAACTGCTGCAGCGCCATGGGGTGTCGGCCAGTTTTGTGGGCCATCCGCTGGCCGACGCCATTCCACTGGAGCCGCCGCGCGCGGCGGCACGCACGGCGCTGGGCCTGGCCGATGCCGACACCGTGGTGGCCCTGCTGCCCGGCAGCCGGCGCAGCGAGATCGCCCACATCGCGCCACGCCTGCTGGCCGCCGCGGCGCTGATGCAGCGCCAGCGCCCGGGCCTGCGCTTCGTGATGCCGGTGGTGCCGGGGCTGGCCAGCCTGGTCGAGCCCTTGATCGCCCAGCACGCCAAGGGCGTGGCCATCGAGCGGCTGGATGGCCAGTCGCACGAGGCGCTGGCGGCCTGCGATGTCACGCTGCTGGCCAGCGGTACGGCCTCGCTGGAGGCGGCGCTGTTCAAGCGGCCGATGGTCATCACCTACCACCTGGCCTGGTTGAACTGGCAGCGCATGAAGCGCATGCGCTACCAGCCCTGGGTGGGCCTGCCCAACATCCTGGCCGGCAAGTTTCTGGTGCCCGAGCTGATCCAGGACGAGGCCACGCCTGAGGCCCTGGCCCGCGAAGGCCTGGCGCTGCTGGACGACGCGCCGCGCCGCGCCGCGCTGGAGCGCCGCTTCACCGAGATCCACCACCAGCTGCGCTGCAACACCGCGCAGCGTGCCGCCGATGCCATCGCGCAAGTCGTCCACGGCGCCTGA
- a CDS encoding SDR family NAD(P)-dependent oxidoreductase, which translates to MNTPPPKPATSTAPAAAPVAVVTGGARGIGLAVAHWFLAHGHRVALWDIDAETLGRTAAELADPARVLAVHMDVSQPEQVQAATERTVAAFGRIDALVNNAGVAVFKPIGETSWSDWKTVLNTNLDGPFLCTQAVAPVMKKNGGGAVVNIASISGLRASTLRVAYGTSKGALIHLTKQQATELGTVGIRVNAIAPGPVETEMAKLVHSVAIRSDYHDVIPLNRYGSTEEIANAVGFLCSPAASYVNGQVLAVDGGFDAAGVGLPTLRKNAQ; encoded by the coding sequence ATGAACACCCCCCCCCCCAAGCCCGCCACCTCAACCGCACCAGCCGCTGCACCGGTGGCCGTGGTCACCGGCGGCGCCCGCGGCATCGGCCTGGCCGTGGCGCACTGGTTTCTGGCCCACGGCCACCGCGTGGCGCTGTGGGACATCGACGCCGAAACCCTGGGCCGCACCGCTGCCGAGCTGGCCGACCCCGCCCGCGTGCTGGCCGTGCACATGGACGTGTCGCAGCCCGAGCAGGTGCAGGCCGCCACCGAGCGCACCGTGGCCGCCTTCGGCCGCATCGACGCGCTGGTCAACAACGCCGGCGTGGCCGTGTTCAAGCCCATCGGCGAGACCAGCTGGAGCGACTGGAAGACGGTGCTCAACACCAACCTCGACGGCCCCTTCCTGTGCACCCAGGCCGTGGCCCCGGTGATGAAGAAGAACGGCGGCGGCGCGGTGGTCAACATCGCCAGCATCTCGGGCCTGCGCGCCAGCACGCTGCGCGTGGCCTACGGCACCAGCAAGGGCGCGCTGATCCACCTGACCAAGCAGCAGGCCACCGAGCTGGGCACGGTCGGCATCCGCGTCAACGCCATCGCCCCGGGGCCGGTGGAAACCGAGATGGCCAAGCTGGTGCACAGCGTGGCGATCCGCTCCGACTACCACGACGTGATCCCGCTCAACCGCTACGGCAGCACCGAGGAGATCGCCAACGCGGTGGGCTTTTTGTGCAGCCCGGCGGCCAGCTATGTGAACGGCCAGGTGCTGGCGGTGGATGGCGGTTTTGATGCAGCGGGCGTGGGCCTGCCGACGCTGCGCAAGAACGCCCAATAG
- a CDS encoding TrmH family RNA methyltransferase yields the protein MPDILEITSRDNPLLVKLRKLARDPGGYRKAGMLWLEGDHLCSALRARGGLPQQALIAESAWVNQPALRALAEAAPQVRVLPDALFEGLSGLESPARLGYVLALPAAPAIAPDLATVVLDRVQDAGNVGSILRSAAAFGVGQVLALRGTAALWSPKVLRAGMGAHFGLRLIEGLDAGDLSALAVPLVGTSLATDHVLPTAALPSPCAWVLGHEGQGVAAELLARCALTVRIPQPGGEESLNVAAAAAVCLYESARR from the coding sequence ATGCCCGACATCCTGGAGATCACCTCGCGCGACAACCCGCTGCTGGTGAAGCTGCGCAAGCTGGCGCGCGATCCCGGCGGCTACCGCAAGGCCGGCATGCTGTGGCTGGAGGGCGACCACCTGTGCAGCGCATTGCGCGCGCGCGGCGGCCTGCCGCAGCAGGCCTTGATCGCCGAGAGCGCCTGGGTGAATCAACCCGCCTTGCGCGCGCTGGCCGAGGCCGCGCCGCAGGTGCGGGTGCTGCCCGACGCGCTGTTCGAGGGCCTGAGCGGCCTGGAGTCGCCCGCCAGGCTGGGCTATGTGCTGGCGCTGCCGGCGGCACCCGCCATTGCGCCCGACCTGGCCACTGTGGTGCTCGATCGCGTGCAGGACGCCGGCAACGTGGGCAGCATCCTGCGCAGCGCGGCGGCCTTTGGCGTGGGCCAGGTGCTGGCGCTGCGCGGCACGGCGGCGCTGTGGTCGCCCAAGGTGCTGCGTGCCGGCATGGGCGCGCACTTCGGCCTGCGCTTGATCGAAGGCCTGGACGCTGGCGATCTGTCGGCGCTGGCCGTGCCGCTGGTGGGCACCTCGCTGGCCACCGATCACGTGTTGCCCACCGCCGCGCTGCCCAGTCCCTGCGCCTGGGTGCTGGGCCATGAAGGCCAGGGCGTGGCGGCCGAGCTGCTGGCGCGCTGCGCGCTCACCGTGCGCATCCCGCAGCCGGGCGGCGAAGAGTCGCTCAACGTGGCCGCCGCGGCGGCCGTGTGCCTGTACGAATCGGCGCGGCGCTAG
- the rnhB gene encoding ribonuclease HII, whose translation MPSRKSSTAPEPVQLGLRWDGPGLIAGVDEAGRGPLAGPVVAAAVILDELHPIAGLADSKALTARRREKLFDEIRAKALACCIAEASVEEIDRLNILHATMLAMKRAVEGLRLPPHKVLVDGNRLPVLKMPGEAIVKGDAKVPAISAASILAKVHRDRLCEALHAQHPQYGFATHKGYPTADHLAALRQHGACPQHRRSYAPVRAVIEG comes from the coding sequence ATGCCATCGCGCAAGTCGTCCACGGCGCCTGAGCCGGTGCAGCTGGGGCTGCGCTGGGACGGGCCGGGCCTGATCGCCGGGGTCGACGAGGCCGGCCGCGGGCCGCTGGCCGGGCCGGTGGTGGCGGCGGCGGTGATCCTGGACGAGCTGCACCCGATTGCCGGCCTGGCCGACAGCAAGGCGCTCACCGCCAGGCGCCGCGAGAAGCTGTTCGACGAGATCCGCGCCAAGGCCCTGGCCTGCTGCATTGCCGAGGCCAGCGTCGAGGAGATCGACCGCCTGAACATCCTGCACGCCACCATGCTGGCCATGAAGCGCGCGGTGGAAGGCCTGCGCCTGCCCCCGCACAAGGTGCTGGTGGACGGCAACCGCCTGCCGGTGCTGAAGATGCCGGGCGAGGCCATCGTCAAGGGCGATGCCAAGGTGCCGGCGATTTCGGCCGCGTCCATCCTGGCCAAGGTGCATCGCGACCGCCTGTGCGAGGCCCTGCACGCCCAGCATCCGCAGTACGGTTTTGCCACGCACAAGGGCTATCCCACGGCCGATCACCTGGCGGCGCTGCGCCAGCACGGGGCCTGCCCGCAGCACCGGCGCAGCTATGCGCCCGTTCGGGCCGTGATCGAAGGCTGA
- a CDS encoding type II toxin-antitoxin system PemK/MazF family toxin: protein MSVPVIARRRVVLLPFPFSDLSTQKLRPALVLASAGRDDWLLCQITSKPYADARAVALAEHDFASGGLQVLSYARPAKLFTASAALVQTVAGELHPAAHQRVCEALIALLNEVA from the coding sequence GTGAGCGTGCCGGTCATCGCTCGCCGGCGGGTGGTGTTGCTGCCCTTCCCGTTCTCCGATCTATCGACCCAGAAGCTGCGGCCGGCATTGGTTCTGGCCAGTGCCGGTCGCGACGACTGGCTGCTGTGCCAGATCACCAGCAAGCCCTATGCCGATGCCCGTGCGGTGGCGCTGGCCGAGCACGACTTTGCTAGCGGTGGCCTGCAGGTGCTCAGCTATGCCCGGCCGGCCAAGCTGTTCACTGCCAGCGCGGCCTTGGTTCAAACCGTTGCCGGAGAACTGCACCCCGCCGCGCATCAGCGCGTGTGTGAAGCACTGATTGCCTTGCTGAACGAGGTGGCTTGA
- the fabZ gene encoding 3-hydroxyacyl-ACP dehydratase FabZ: MTETSTAPAAIATMDIHKILRKLPHRYPILLVDRVLEVVKDQRIKALKNVSINEPYFLGHFPNRPVMPGVLMLEALAQSAALLSFESMGSDIDDDTVVYFVGIDGARFKRVVEPGDQLILEASIDRVRAGIYKYKARASVAGETAVEAELMCTMRKVS; encoded by the coding sequence ATGACCGAGACCAGCACAGCCCCCGCCGCCATCGCCACGATGGACATCCACAAGATCCTGCGCAAGCTGCCGCACCGCTACCCGATCCTGCTGGTCGACCGTGTGCTCGAGGTGGTGAAGGACCAGCGCATCAAGGCGCTGAAGAACGTCTCGATCAACGAGCCGTACTTCCTCGGCCACTTTCCCAACCGCCCGGTGATGCCTGGTGTGCTGATGCTCGAAGCCCTGGCCCAGTCTGCCGCGCTGCTGAGCTTCGAGTCGATGGGCTCCGACATCGACGACGACACGGTGGTGTATTTCGTCGGCATCGACGGTGCGCGCTTCAAGCGTGTGGTCGAGCCGGGCGACCAGCTGATCCTCGAGGCCAGCATCGACCGCGTGCGCGCCGGCATCTACAAGTACAAGGCACGCGCCAGCGTGGCCGGCGAGACGGCGGTCGAGGCCGAGCTGATGTGCACCATGCGCAAGGTGTCGTGA
- the lpxA gene encoding acyl-ACP--UDP-N-acetylglucosamine O-acyltransferase produces the protein MTHIHATALVDARAELASDVTVGAYTVIGPHVRIGAGSSVGPHAVIEGHTTIGRDNAIFQFASIGAAPQDMKYRGEPTRLEIGDRNTLREFVTINTGTVQDDGVTRIGDDNWIMAYVHVAHDVRLGNHCVLANNATLAGHVHVGDWATIGGLSGVHQFVKIGAQAMVGFQAHVAQDVPPYMTVDGHPLAVRAVNLTGLKRRNFSDTQIATIRQMHRLLYRSALPLAQAIEQIGALKAAADEASQADIQAMLDFLAAATRGIVR, from the coding sequence ATGACCCACATCCACGCCACCGCCCTGGTGGATGCGCGCGCCGAACTGGCCAGCGACGTCACCGTGGGCGCCTACACCGTGATCGGCCCGCATGTGCGCATCGGTGCCGGCAGCAGCGTGGGCCCGCATGCCGTGATCGAGGGCCACACCACGATCGGCCGCGACAACGCGATCTTCCAGTTCGCCAGCATCGGCGCGGCGCCGCAGGACATGAAGTACCGCGGCGAGCCCACGCGCCTGGAGATCGGCGACCGCAACACCTTGCGCGAGTTCGTCACCATCAACACCGGCACGGTGCAGGATGACGGCGTGACCCGCATCGGCGACGACAACTGGATCATGGCCTATGTGCATGTGGCGCACGACGTGCGCCTGGGCAACCACTGCGTGCTGGCCAACAACGCCACGCTGGCCGGCCATGTGCATGTGGGTGACTGGGCCACCATCGGCGGCCTGTCGGGCGTGCACCAGTTCGTCAAGATCGGCGCGCAGGCCATGGTCGGCTTCCAGGCCCATGTGGCCCAGGATGTGCCGCCCTACATGACCGTGGACGGCCATCCGCTGGCGGTGCGGGCGGTCAACCTCACCGGTCTGAAGCGCCGCAACTTCAGCGACACCCAGATCGCCACCATCCGCCAGATGCACAGGCTGCTGTACCGCAGCGCGCTGCCGCTGGCCCAGGCCATCGAGCAGATCGGCGCGCTCAAGGCCGCGGCCGACGAGGCCAGCCAGGCCGACATCCAGGCCATGCTCGACTTTCTGGCTGCCGCCACGCGCGGCATTGTGCGCTGA